A single window of Terriglobia bacterium DNA harbors:
- a CDS encoding PASTA domain-containing protein — protein sequence MLRKVIKYFFLGLVLLLVFLSSALLAMRFAIQGREVQVPRLAGLTPAEAERLANSDGLVLSVESRFYSPSVPTGRIISQSPAPGATVRRGWKIRVAASLGTQHAAVPNLIGQSQHAAGINVSRRGLEVGTVATIHLPGATPDTVLAQSPPPEASDVTSPKVSLLIAAADNGQRYVMPNFVGKPLADANIALIKGGFILGKVLLVSGNAPNAAEAPGIIIRQSPAAGQRVTAGAAISFDVRK from the coding sequence TTGCTGCGAAAAGTCATAAAATATTTTTTTCTTGGCCTGGTGCTGCTGCTGGTGTTTCTCTCCTCAGCGCTGTTGGCCATGCGCTTTGCCATACAAGGCCGAGAAGTGCAGGTGCCGCGGCTGGCTGGACTCACTCCTGCTGAGGCCGAACGCCTTGCCAATTCTGACGGCCTGGTTCTTTCCGTGGAAAGCCGCTTCTATAGTCCGTCAGTTCCCACCGGTCGAATCATTTCGCAATCGCCTGCGCCGGGCGCCACGGTGCGCCGGGGATGGAAGATTCGCGTGGCCGCCAGCCTGGGAACACAGCACGCCGCAGTCCCTAACCTGATTGGACAAAGCCAGCATGCAGCTGGGATCAACGTAAGCCGTCGCGGGCTGGAAGTTGGGACGGTCGCGACCATACACCTTCCCGGCGCGACCCCTGATACTGTGCTGGCACAGTCACCGCCACCCGAAGCGTCTGATGTGACGTCACCAAAAGTGAGCTTACTGATTGCCGCCGCGGACAACGGCCAGCGCTACGTGATGCCCAACTTTGTAGGAAAACCATTGGCAGACGCAAACATCGCATTGATTAAAGGTGGCTTTATCCTGGGCAAGGTGCTTCTTGTCAGCGGCAATGCCCCTAACGCTGCAGAGGCGCCCGGAATTATTATTCGGCAGTCTCCCGCAGCAGGACAGCGCGTGACCGCCGGAGCGGCGATAAGCTTTGATGTAAGGAAATGA
- the rsmB gene encoding 16S rRNA (cytosine(967)-C(5))-methyltransferase RsmB, which translates to MAGSSQGRLIVAVSPARNAAFNILLRVERESAYAVELLHSGLLDELSPVDRNLTTEIVMGVLRWRSVLDETIARLSFTPFRKLDFEVLTALRMGVYQKQFLTRVPAHAAVNETVELVKQAKKVSATGLVNAVMRKVKSAAYDPHASRLSGVDYLSSSLAHPRWLAQRWASSFGDEVAQKICEYDQRIPATVLRLSSPDDENMMVEQGVQLASGALMATARVVTSGDVSATQMFRDGQVLERNIAIQDEGSQLVAALVGKGRRILDCCAAPGGKTAAMATRLPEAEIIATELHPHRATLLRRLAPQQNIQVITADALALPYGADFDRVLADVPCSGTGTLARNPEIKWKLKPDDLLDLQSRQIAILKAAMRHVSPGGRLIYSTCSLEPEENEQVIAACLPTGSEFKIIPVRSELERLQESGDLVWKNIDELTSGDFLRTIPGVHPCDGFFAAILEKI; encoded by the coding sequence ATGGCTGGGTCCAGCCAAGGGCGACTGATCGTGGCCGTCTCTCCAGCGCGCAACGCGGCTTTCAACATATTGTTACGCGTGGAGCGCGAGTCGGCCTATGCGGTCGAACTTCTGCACTCCGGGCTTCTTGACGAACTCTCTCCGGTGGATCGCAATCTCACAACCGAAATCGTCATGGGTGTTCTGCGCTGGCGCTCTGTGCTCGACGAAACCATTGCTCGTCTCAGCTTTACGCCATTCCGCAAGCTCGACTTCGAAGTCCTTACGGCCCTGCGCATGGGCGTCTATCAAAAACAGTTCCTCACAAGAGTGCCGGCGCACGCTGCCGTGAATGAAACGGTAGAGCTGGTCAAGCAGGCTAAGAAAGTCTCGGCTACCGGACTAGTGAACGCAGTGATGCGCAAGGTCAAATCAGCGGCGTATGATCCGCATGCGTCCCGACTGAGCGGCGTCGATTATCTGTCCTCTTCTCTGGCGCACCCAAGATGGCTGGCACAACGATGGGCTTCATCTTTCGGTGATGAAGTTGCCCAGAAAATCTGCGAATACGATCAGCGCATTCCTGCTACCGTCTTGCGTTTGAGCAGTCCAGACGACGAAAACATGATGGTCGAACAGGGCGTCCAGCTTGCCTCCGGCGCGCTGATGGCGACGGCGCGAGTCGTGACCTCCGGGGACGTTAGCGCCACCCAAATGTTCCGCGATGGGCAAGTCTTGGAAAGAAATATCGCCATCCAGGACGAAGGCTCTCAACTGGTGGCTGCGCTTGTTGGCAAAGGTCGTCGGATACTCGATTGCTGTGCCGCTCCCGGCGGCAAGACCGCCGCCATGGCTACCCGCCTGCCTGAAGCTGAGATCATTGCTACTGAGCTGCATCCGCATCGTGCAACTCTACTGAGAAGACTCGCTCCGCAGCAAAACATCCAAGTCATCACCGCGGACGCGCTCGCTCTGCCTTACGGCGCGGACTTCGATCGTGTATTAGCCGACGTTCCCTGTTCAGGAACGGGAACGCTGGCGCGCAATCCCGAAATCAAATGGAAGCTCAAGCCGGATGATCTTCTCGATCTGCAATCGCGCCAGATCGCAATTCTGAAGGCGGCCATGCGGCATGTTTCACCCGGCGGAAGGCTTATCTATTCCACGTGTTCGCTGGAGCCGGAAGAGAACGAGCAGGTAATCGCCGCCTGCTTACCAACCGGGTCCGAATTCAAAATAATTCCGGTACGAAGCGAGCTAGAGCGTTTGCAGGAATCGGGAGATCTGGTCTGGAAGAATATTGACGAACTGACCAGTGGCGATTTTCTGCGGACGATTCCTGGCGTTCATCCTTGTGATGGATTTTTCGCCGCGATCCTCGAAAAGATATGA